The Flavobacterium sp. 140616W15 sequence TATTTTCCAATTAGGAGCAAGTGTAGAAGAGATGGTAAATATGTCTGCTATTGCAGTTATAGATGCTCAAGAAAAGCAGATTAAAAAGAATAATTTAACAAAATAACATGATGTAAATAAGTATTGTTTTTAGTTGTCGTATTTTTACTTCAAATTTTGTTATATTTGGCAATTATTAACATTATATTATGATTACACATTTGCAAGGAAAATTGGTAGAAAAAACCCCTACCGAAGTTGTTATTGATTGCGGGGGAGTTGGGTATCACGTAAATATATCCTTGCATACCTATTCTTTAATTCCAAATAATGATCTTATAAAATTGTATACGCATCTTCAAATCAAAGAAGATGCGCATACATTATTTGGTTTTGTAGAGAAATCTGAAAGAGAAATTTTCAGAATGTTACTATCCGTTTCAGGAATTGGAGCAAATATTGCCAGAACAATGCTGTCTTCATTAGATCCGAAACAAATAATTAATGCAATAGCATCCGGAGATGTCGGTGTAATTCAATCAATAAAAGGTATTGGGAACAAAACAGCCCAACGAGTAATCCTTGATTTGAAAGAAAAAATTGTTAAATTGTACGATTTAGATGAAGTTTCGATGCTTCAAAACAATACAAACAGAGATGAAGCGTTATCTGCTTTAGAAGTTTTAGGATTTGTTAGAAAAACATCTGAAAAAGTGATTGAGAAAATCATTAAAGAAGATCCTGAGGCAACTGTCGAGTCATTAATTAAGAAGGCTTTAAAAAGTTTATAAAAACGTACATAAAAACATTCAGGATATATGCATAAAATTTGTATTTCTTTACTGGTTTTATTTTGTGGGTTTGTATCGAATGCTCAGGTAAAAGAAGAGACTCAAGATACAACGAAAACAGGGTATTCTGTTGGTAAAATACAAATAAAAGATCCGCAAAGCATTCTTTCGGCATATACCTATGACCCTATAACAGATCGTTACATTTATACTAATACAGTAGATGGATTTTCGATTAATTACCCTATTATTTTAACGCCAGAAGAGTATGAAAGATTAATCTTAAAAGAATCTCGTAGAGAATATTTTAAGAAAAAAGTAGATGCTATTGATGGTAAAAAAGATGGGGCCGAAGATGCTAAAAAAGATTTACTTCCTAGATATTATATTAAGTCTGGACTTTTCGAATCTATTTTTGGAAGTAACACTATTGATGTAAAACCAACTGGTTCTGTTGAAATAGATTTAGGAGCTCGCTATACCAAACAAGACAATCCATCTTTTTCTCCTAGAAATAGGTCAAATCTTTCTTTCGATTTTGATCAGCGTATTAGTATGAGTTTACAAGGAAAAGTAGGTACGCGATTAAATGTAAATGCTAATTACGATACGCAGTCTACATTTGCTTTTCAAAATTTAATAAAGTTAGAATACACTCCATCCGAAGACGATATCATTCAGAAAATTGAAGTTGGTAATGTAAGTATGCCACTTAATAGTACTTTAATTAGGGGTGCACAAAGTTTATTTGGAGTAAAAGCCCAATTACAATTTGGAAAAACCACGATTACAGGTGTTTTCTCAGAACAAAAATCTCAAGCTAAAAGTGTTGTAGCCGAAGGAGGAGGAACTGTTCAGAATTTTGATTTGTACGCCTTAAACTATGATAATGACAGACACTTTTTCTTATCTCAATATTTTAGAAATAAGTACGATTCAGCATTAAGAAAATACCCTTTTATCGATAGTCGTGTTCAAATAACACGATTAGAGGTTTGGGTAACTAATAAACAAAATCGAGTTAGTACAACCAATAATAATTTAAGAAATATTATTGCACTGCAGGATTTGGGAGAAGCACAATTAGCAGGAATTCCAGATAATGAAGTTGTAGTTTTAAACCCTTCAGCAGGAATTTTTCTTAAACAAATAGGTTCACCATCAGACAATGGGAACAATAAATATGATCCTAAATTAATTTCTGTAGGATCAGGTTTATTGAATGATAAAATACGAGAAATTGTTACTTCAAATTCAGGGTTTAATACTACAGTAAATGAAGGGCAGGATTATTCAAAATTAGAAAATGCAAGAAAGTTAAATTCTAATGAATATACTTTTAATGCACAATTAGGATATGTATCGTTGCAACAACGATTGGCAAATGATGAAGTTCTGGCGGTAGCTTATGAGTACACAATGGGAGATCAAGTGTATCAGGTTGGAGAATTTGGAAACGATGGTGTAGACGCTACATTAGTAACAGGAAATAATCCTTCAAATCAAGCAATCATAACACAAAGTTTGATATTGAAGATGCTGAAGAGTAACTTGACTAATGTTAAAAATCCAGTTTGGAACTTGATGATGAAAAACATCTATCAAATTCCTGGGGCATACCAAATAAAACAGGAAGATTTTAGATTTAATATACTATATACAGATCCATCTCCTATAAATTATATTACACCAGTAAATAGTTCAACGCCATTTCCTCCAAATCCTACTCCAGATATGAGAGTAACCGATACGCCTTTGCTTAAGGTATTTGATTTGGATAAATTAAATTATAATAATGATCCTCAAGTAGGGGGTGATGGTTTTTTTGATTTCATACCAGGAATAACAATAGACGCCCAAAATGGTAGAATTATATTTACGACTAAGGAACCTTTTGGAGAACGACTATTTACTAAATTATCAAATAACGCAGGTGAAGATTATCGTAATACAAGTACATATAATCCAAATCAGAGTAAATATGTATTCCGTAATATGTATTCCAATACACAATCGGGGGCTTTACAAGATAGCGATAAAAATAAATTCTTATTAAGAGGTAAATATAAATCTACTGGAGGTGACGGGATTCCTATTGGAGCTTTTAATGTTCCTCAAGGATCAGTTGTTGTTACTGCCGCAGGTCGTGTTTTGGTTGAAGGAATTGATTATAGTGTAAATTATCAGTTAGGAAGAGTTCAAATTTTGGATCCTTCACTCCAAGCATCAAATACACCAATTGAAATTTCATTAGAGAATAATTCTATTTTCGGACAACAAACCCGAAGATTTATGGGAGTAGATATACAACATAAAATTTCTGAAAATTTTACTGTTGGAGGTACTTTCTTGCAAATGACAGAGAAACCGTTTACACAAAAATCAAGTTACGGACAAGAATCTGTAAATAACATGATTTATGGTTTCAATACAAATTTCTCTACAGAAGTTCCTTTCTTTACCCGATTGGTAAATAAATTGCCATTTATGGATACTGATGTACCTTCTAATCTTTCGATAAGAGGAGAGGTAGCTTTCTTAAAACCAGGAACTCCAAAAGCAGATAATTTTGAAGGAGAATCAACGATTTATGTAGATGACTTCGAAGGGTCGCAATCTACTATCGACATGCGTTCGGCTTATGCGTGGAGCTTGGCATCAACACCAGAAGAGAATAGCTTAAGTACGTATAATTTTAATGCAAAAAATAATGATTTAAGTTACGGTTTTAAAAGAGCAAAACTGTCATGGTATACTATTGATCCAATTTTTTATGCATCAAAACCTTCTGGAATTTCTAATGATGATTTATCATTAAATACTACTCGTAGAATTTATAGTGAAGAGTTGTATCCATTAACAGATATAGCACAAGGACAATCTCAAGTAGTGAATACGTTAGATTTAACCTATTATCCATCAGAAAGAGGGCCATATAATAATGATCTAAATTATGCATTAAATCCAAAAGATAATTTTGGGGGGATAATGCGTGCTTTGAGTTCAACAGATTTTGAACAAGGAAATGTCGAGTATATCCAATTCTGGGTATTAGACCCATTTGTGGGTGCAGGTAAGACAGATCAAAGTAATACAGGTAAGGTTTATTTTAACTTAGGTGAAATTTCTGAAGACATCTTAAAAGATGGTAGAAAACAATATGAAAACGGTTTAGGGCCAAATCAGATATTAGCAAAGCCACAACCTATATGGGGAGATGTTCCAGCATCGCAATCTTTAATTTATGCATTTGATAATAACTCTTCTAACAGAGCGAATCAAGATGTGGGGTTAGATGGTTTACCAAATGCTAAAGAAGGAACTATTTATAATAATTTTGCTTCAGAAGCAGATCCCGCAGCAGATGATTATAGATATTATTTAAATACCACGGGAGGCGTTCTAGATCGTTATAAAAATTATAATGGATTAGAAGGAAACTCAGCAGTAGATATAAATGATGCCAATAGAGCTTCGACGACACTTCCGGATGTAGAAGATATCAATAGGGATAACACTATGAATACGATTAATGCCTATTATGAGTATAGCATAGATGTTAAGCCAAATATGAAAGAAGGGCAAAATTTTGTTACAGATATAAGAAATACGCAAGTAACAATGGCAAACGGATCAGTTACTGAAGCCAGATGGATACAGTTTAAAATCCCAGTATCACAGCCTCAAAATACAATAGGTACTATATCAGATTTTAGATCAATTCGTTTCATGAGAATGTTTATGACTGGATTTGAAAGCGATGTTACAGTTCGTTTTGGAGCATTAGATTTAGTAAGAGGTGAGTGGAGAAGATATACAAATACATTAGATCCAACAGATGTTAATGTAGATGATGACAATACTACTTTTGATGTTGCGGCAGTAAATATTGAAGAGAATGGTGCTAGATGTCCAGTGAACTATGTTTCGCCTCCAGGAGTAGCACGTGAACAATTGTATAATAATAATACTATCATCAATCAAAATGAGCAGGCATTAGCATTGCGAGTTTCAGGAGGTGGATTGCAACCAAAAGATGCTAGAGCTGTATTTAAAAATGTAAGTGTTGATATGCGTCAATACAACAGATTAAAAATGTTTTTGCATGCGGAGTCATTGCCAGATGAAATAGTATTAAGAGATGGACAAATGGTAGGTTTTATCCGTTTTGGAAATGACTTTACACAAAATTTTTACCAAATTGAGATTCCTTTAAAAGTAACAATTCCAACTTCTTTGTCAGGTTCAGGTTCAGATTGTTCCCCTTTAAGCCCTGAAGTTGTTTGGCCAGCAGAAAATAATATTGATTTAGACCTGTCGCTATTAACGAAGATGAAAATTGCGGCAATGAAAATTGATCCTAATACGCTTCCGTTAGACGGAATTTATTATCCAGATGATGATATATTAAATTCAGGTGGAGATGGAGACAATAATATGCGATTGGGTATAAAAGGAAATCCTAATTTTGGATTAGTTAGGAATTTAATGGTAGGTGTTAAAAATGCCGAGCTGCACCAAAATGTTAAAGGAGAAGTGTGGTTTAATGAGTTGCGCCTTGCCGGAATGGATAATAAAGGAGGTATGGCAGCAATATTAAATATTGATACTAATTTTGCTGATTTTGCAACTGTTTCTGCAACAGGTCGAAAAAGCACTATAGGATTTGGCTCTCTAGAACAAGGACCAAATGAAAGAAGCAGAGAAGATATACAACAATATAATATTGTAACTAATTTAAATTTAGGGAAATTATTGCCACCAAAGTGGGGAATTAACCTACCTTTTAATTATGCAGTAGGTGAAGAAACAATTACGCCAGAGTACGATCCGTTTAATGAAGATATTAAGCTAAAACAATTGTTGGATGTAACTAGTAATTCAGTCGAAAGAGAAAATATAAAAAATCGCGCTATAGATTATACAAAGCGTAGAAGTATCAATTTTATAGGAGTTAGAAAAGACAGAGCGCCAGAGCAAAAACAACATATTTACGATCCCGAAAACTTTACGTTTTCACAATCGTACAATGAGGTAGAGCGTCACGATTATGAGATAAAAAGTTATGAAGATAAACAATCGAGTACAACTGTAAATTATGCATACAGTTTTCAGCCAAAAACAGTTGAGCCATTCAAGAAAACTAAATATTTTAAGAAAAGTGATTATTGGAAAATGTTGAGTGATTTCAATTTTAATTATTTACCATCAAACATCACGTTCAATACTAATATTATAAGACAATACAACCGTCAGGAGTTTAGACAAGTTGAGAATGTTGAGGGTCTTGGATTGGATCCTATGTATAGAAGGAATTTTGCTTTTAACTACCAGTATGGATTTAATTTTAACCTTACAAAATCATTAAAGATAAATTATACAGCATCATCAAATAATATTGTTAAAAATTATTTGAATGCTGATAATGAGCCTATCGATAGCTTTAGTATTTGGGATAGTTACTGGGATATTGGTACGCCAAATCAGCATATGCAACAATTGGTTTTAAACTATGAAATTCCGTTATATAAAATACCAGTATTAGGATTTTTAAAAGCGAGTTATTCTTATACTGGAGATTATTCTTGGCAACGCACATCAGAGGCATTATCAACTTTTGAAGATGATAAAGGAGGGGTGTATGATTTAGGAAATACAGTTCAAAACGCAAATTCGAATACATTTACTGCAGCGATGAATATGAATACGCTTTATAAGTATTTGGGACTTACAAAAGGAGGGGCCAAAATGACTAAAGTAAAACCAACTGTGCCAAAGCCAGGAGAAAAAGTAGTAAATACAAATCAAGCATTAGCAAAAAATAGTATGTTTCAAGATGGTTTAATGGGGATCGTAACAAGTATAAAAAACATTCAGGTTAATTATACGGTTAATAGCGGAACTGTTTTACCAGGATATACACCAAGTGTTGGATTCTTAGGTTCGTCTCGACCATCATTAGGATTTATTTTTGGAAGTCAGGATGATGTGCGTTACGAGGCAGCTAAAAACGGATGGTTAACCAATTATCAGGATTTTAATCAGAACTTTTCACAGGTAACAAATAAGATGCTAAAAGCTACGGCCAATATTGATTTATTACCAGATTTAAAAATTGATTTGAATTTTGATCGTTCTTATTCAGCTAATTTTTCAGAGCAATATGATGTTGATGCTACAGGACAGTATCATGCAAGATCGCCATACAATTATGGAATGTTTTCTATTTCGACAATTTTAATAAAGACTGCATTTTCTACTAGCAATGAAATTTCTTCATCTGCATTTGATGATTTTAGATCTAACCGTTTAGAAATTGCAAATCGTTTGGCCGAAAGTCATTATGGTTCTGGAGCTGAGATTCCGAGATATGGAGACGTAAATAATCCGATTCCTGTACTCCCGACTGATCCTAATTATGCTAAGAGAGATATTTATGTGTCAAACGAGGGTTATCCTATAGGGTATACAAAAAGTAATCAGGCAGTTTTACTTCCTTCATTCTTAGCTGCCTATTCAGGAAGTAGTGCATCAAGTAGTCCAACAGGTATTTTTAGGAATTTCCCACTTCCAAACTGGAGTATAAAGTATAATGGGTTGATGCGTTACCGATACTTTAAAGAAAACTTTAAACGTTTTTCATTACAACATAATTATAGAGCATCTTATACAATTAATCAGTATCGTTCTAATTTTAAATATGACCAAAATGTAGGGAAACAAGACCCAGATAACGATAATTTTTATAATGCAACAATCATGTCTAATGTGAACTTAGTGGAACAATTTAGTCCATTAATCAGGATGGATTTTGAGTTAAAAAGTTCTTTGAAAGTGCTTACAGAAATTAAAAAAGATAGAGCATTGTCAATGAGTTTTGATAATAATTTATTGACAGAAGTTAAAGGGATGGAATATATAATAGGTCTTGGATATCGTATTAAAGATGTGATTTTTTCGTCGACATTGGCAGATAGTCCTACAGGAATAATAAAAAGTGATATCAATATAAAAGGAGATTTGTCGTATAGAAATAACCAAACAATGGTTCGTTACTTAGATTATGATAACAATCAACTAGCTGCAGGACAAAATATTTGGTCAGTAAAGATCACGGCAGATTATTCATTTAGTAAGAACTTAACAGCTATTTTTTATTACGATCATTCTTTCTCTAAAGCAGTTATTTCGACTTTATATCCTTTAACGAATATCCGATCAGGGTTTACCATTCGATATAATTTTGGAAATTAAATTTCAGATTCAGAAGAGAATTTGATTAGAAGATTATTACATTTGCCCTATTAGAATTCAATTATCAATTATCAATAAGTATTTATTATGAATATACCAACAAATTTAAAGTACACAAAGGATCACGAATGGGTTAGCATTGAAGGTGATGTTGCAACAGTAGGAATTACTCACTTTGCACAAAAAGAATTAGGAGACATCGTTTATGTTGAAGTAGAAACTTTAGATCAAACACTTGATAAAGATGAAGTTTTTGGAACAGTTGAAGCTGTAAAAACTGTTTCAGATTTGTTCTTGCCTTTGTCTGGAGAGATTATTGCTTTTAATGAAAACTTAGAAAGTGCTCCAGAAACAGTAAATTCTGATCCTTACGGAGATGGATGGATGATTAAAATTAAAATTTCAAATACATCAGAATTAGATTCTTTATTATCTGATGAGGCTTATAAAGAATTAATAGGTGCTTAAAAAAATAATTTTTTTATGTTTGGCTTTATTCTGGACAGGAGTTATCATTTTTCTCTGTTTAACCGAATCAAGTAATATACCGGTTGTAAGTATTCCTCACATAGATAAATTAGTTCATTTTTGTTTTTATTTTGGTTTTAATTTTCTTTGGTTTTTGTATTTTAAAAAAGAATTTAAGAATGTAGATGATTTCAGACCATTATTACTCGCTTTTGTTTTTTCAACTTTTTTTGGAATTACAATTGAGATTTTACAAAGTGAATATACTTTAACAAGAAGTGCAGATATGATGGATTTTTTAGCAAATTCATTAGGAGCAACATCCGCAATAATAGCAGTGCTACTGTTTAATAAAATAGTCACTAAAATAGTAAATTAAATAAAATCCCACTTCAGTGGGATTTTTTGTTTTTAGGCTTTATTGATTGTTCGTTATAAAGATTTTGTTGTGTATAAACACGATTAAAAGTAGTTTTTAATTGGAGACTTGTCTCAATATAAAGCGTATTTTTGTTAATCAAGATTTAATGCAATTAATTTATTATTACTATGAATATTAGACAATACTTAGACTCAACATATTTAAAAACTGCTACTCAAGCAAATTTGAGCGAAGCCGAAAACACACAAATAGTTAAGAATATAATTATAGAAGCAATAGCAGAACAATTTAAATTAATAATGATTCGTCCTGACAAAGTAAGTTTAGCTAAACAAATAATTTCTGAGGCTAAATCGAATCTTTTAATAGGTACTGTAATTGATTTTCCTGAAGGAAAATCAAGTCTAGAAGAAAAGCTTGCAGAAGCAAGTAAAGCAATACAAGACGGAGCAAATGAATTGGATTTTGTGTGTAATTATGAGGCATTCAAAAATGGAGAAATTGATTTGGTTAAAAACGAAATTTTGCAGTGTACATTATTAGGACTAACTAATAATAAAGTTGTAAAATGGATTATCGAAGTTGCTGCACTCAATGATAAAGAAATTATACAATTATCAGCACTCATTAAAAATATAGTCATTCAGAATTTTGAAGAGAATGAATATTCTTCTGTTTTTGTAAAATCGTCGACAGGTTTTTATAAAACAGAAAACAACATGCCAAATGGCGCAACTATTCCGTCAATTCTTATGATGCTTGAAAATGCTTCACCGTTGCCTGTAAAAGCCGCAGGCGGGGTAAGAACATATGAAGAAGCTGTAGAAATGATTAAGCTTGGTGTAAAACGTATAGGAACATCAAATGCTAAAGCAATAGCTGACAGAGAAATTTCGAAAAATGAGTACTAATTTCACAACGTAAAACTATATGAATAAAGGATCCTTAACTTTTTTTATAGCATTATTCTCTCTATTAGGTTTTTCTCAGGTAACAAATAGTATAAAGGTAAACTCTAATTTTCCTTCGGAGGAGTTTCCGATTTTTCCAACTTGTGAAAGTTCAAAGGCGAAAGCCTTAGAAAAATGTTTTTATGATCAAGTTCAGGATCTAGTATTTAATAATTTTCAAGTTCCACCAACTTTAAGACAGAATAATTATTCTGGAGATGTTAAGGTGCTTTTTGAAGTTGATAAAAATGGTGAGTTCAAAGTAATTTATGTTAATGCAAATAATGATGAATTAGTTAAGGAAACCAAGCGTTTATTTGCTACACTCCCTAAAATCAAGCCTGCTACTTATAATGGGAGAGCTACGTATTCAAAATATACAATCGTAATTAATATACCATTAAAATCTACTGGTCAAATTTTGGAAGAGGCCCTCGCTAATGCTAAAATTATTAAACCTGCAGCTAAACCATTGACAGAGTTAGATAGCATTGTTTATAAAAAGTATACGAATCCTGAGTTTGAAAGTCAGTTAAATATTCCATTTTCTCATAGTTATTATGCTCAATTTGATGGCGCCTTGAATAAAGTAGGGAGTAATAATCATACAGGTTCAAAACCATATACTTATGCTGAAGTATCTAAGTATTATAATCTCAAAGCAGTAAATGAATCGCTTAAAAAGAATGTTTCAACTTGGTTTGGACGTAAACTTTGGAATGAAAGTTTAGTTGAAGTCGAGGGAGAAGGGTATTGGTTTACATTAAATGCTATAATGGACTTGCAATTAGGTAAAGATACAAAAAGTGATATTTCTCACACTTATGTAAATACCCGAGCATTAAATTTTAGAGGAGGATTGGGTAAACAACTTAATTTTACTACAACTGTTTTTGAAAGTCAAGGAAGATTTGCAGATTATTATAATAGTTATGCGCAATCTATAAAGCCTTCAGGGGGAAATCCTGGGGTTGTTCCGGGAATTGGAATAGGTAAGGAGTTTAAAACAAATGGTTTTGATTTTCCTTCAGCCGAAGCAAATTTGACTTATACACCAAGTAAGTTTTTTAATTTTCAATTGGGCTATGGAAGAAATTTTATAGGAGACGGATATCGTTCTTTATTAGAAAGTGATGGGGCAAGTCCATATCCGTATTTTAAAATGAATACAACCTTTTGGAAGATAAAATATACAAATACGTATATGTTTCTTAAAGATATCCGAGAAGAAGCAACAGTTGATAAAACATATGCCAGTAAATTCATGGCGAATCATTATTTAAGTTTGAATGTTACAAATAGACTAAACTTAGGCTTTTTCGAATCTGTAGTTTGGACCAATAGTAACGATAGGGGATTTGATGTGGCTTTCGCTAATCCAATTATTTTTTATAGATCAGTAGAATTTGCTTCCTCGGCTAAAAGTGGTAATGCTTTACTTGGTTTAACGGCAAAATACAAATGGAATGATCAAATAAATTTCTATGGACAATTTCTTTTAGATGAATTCTCAGTTAGCGATATGAAAAGTGGAGAAAAAAGCTGGAAGAATAAATTTGGATATCAGTTAGGAGCTAAATATTATAATGCTTTTCAAATTCCAAATTTATTAGTGCAGTTAGAGTATAATCATGTGCGTCCATATGTATATTCGCATAGTGCAGTTATTACAAATTATGGGCATAATAATCAAAGTGTTGGACATCAGTGGGGTGGTAATTTCAGTGAGCTTATTGCAATAGCACGATATCATAAAGGAAGGTATTTTGCAGATGCAAAAATTACTACAGGTAAGAGAGGTTTGGATTTTGATACAACAGAGGATTCATTTAACTATGGGGCGAATATCTATAAAAGCTATGATAGTAAAAGGCCTTATAATACTGGTGTGAAAGTTGGACAAGGAAATAAAACAGCAGTTTTTATTACTGATATACAGGCTGGGTATTTGGTAAATCCAGCAACTAATTTGAAATTATTCGGAAGTTTGATTTATAGAAGTTTCGATCCTACTAAAGACACTGAGGTTACTTTTAAGCAAAGTACAACTTGGTTTACTTTCGGATTAAGAGCAGATGTCTTTAATTGGTATTTTGATTATTGAAATATTTAGTAAGATTTTTTGCAAATGATTCGCTTTTATGGTGAATTTGAGGTGTATTTGATTGCTCTATTTAAAAAAATGTAATTTTATCATCCTAAATTCTGCAATCTAATTTGTACATTTGCACCAGTTTTGGAAAAACAAAAATAACAACGCATTGGACGCAACACAAAATTCACTTTCACTCAAATCTATATTTAATGATTTCAAAGAAATCACAAAAGCAGGACTCGCTGTTAGTGTTTTGTTTTCTTCAATAGCAGGTTATTTACTTGGTTTTGATGATAAACATCCTTTTCAATGGACCGTACTTCTAGTTTTAGCAATTGGAGGATATTGTATGGTAGGAGCTTCAAACGCTTTTAATCAAGTTATTGAGAAAGATTTGGATGCCTTAATGGATAGAACAAAGAATCGACCAGTTCCTTCTGGGAGAATGTCTTCAAGAGTAGCTTTGATTGTAGCAAGTTTACTAACAATTATAGGGTTAACTTTACTTTATACAATCAATCCTAAAACAGCAATGTTTGGTGCGATTTCTATATTTTTATATACCAGTGTTTATACACCTTTAAAAACGGTAACATCATTGTCGGTTTTTGTTGGGGCTTTTCCTGGCGCAATACCATTTATGTTAGGATGGGTTGCTGCTACAGGAGAATTTGGTATAGAAGCAGGGACACTTTTTTTAATTCAGTTTTTCTGGCAGTTTCCTCATTTTTGGGCTATTGGCTGGTTTTTATATGAGGATTATGAAAAAGCAGGGTTTTTTATGCTTCCTACAGGGAAAAAAGATAAAGGAACTGCATTACAGGTTATTTTATACACAGTATGGCTTATAGTGGCTTCACTTTTACCAGCTTTAGGATATACAGGTAAATTGTTTATTACACCAATAGCGGCGGTTTTAGTGTTTCTGTTGGGGATTTGGATGTTGATTTATGCAGTTCGTTTGTATAAGTTAAGAACAGCCAAGGCAGCAAGGACATTGATGTTGGTAAGTGTTTCTTATATCACCTTGTTACAGTTGATTTATATATTTGATAAATTTTTGAGATAATTATGGAAATGACAATGACAGCAGATGAATATAGAGCAAGGAGCGCTAAGTCATCTAAATTAATTTTATTGTTCGCAATGGTTAGTATGACCATGATGTTTGCAGGACTTACAAGTGCTTTTGTGGTTAGTAAGTCAAGAACCGATTGGTTGAAGGATTTTCAATTGCCACCAGCATTTTTTTATAGTACTTTGGTAATTATTGGGTGTAGTGTTACTTTTCACTTAGCCAAAAATGCAATGCAAAAGGATAATAGAAAAGCAACAACTAATTTACTTTTGACTACTTTAGCATTAGGAATCTTATTTGTGGTTTTACAATTTGTAGGTTTTGGACAAATAGTAGCAAATGGCTATTATTTTACAGGAGCTGAGAGTACAATAACTACAACTTTCTTGTATGTTGTAACGGTTACACACTTATTTCACTTAGCTGGAGGGATCATTTCTCTCTTAGTTATTATTTATAATCATTTTAAACAGAAATACAATTCGACTCAAACTCTTGGAATAGAACTAGGTGCAATGTACTGGCACTTTCTTGATTTCTTGTGGGTCTATTTATTTTTATTTTTATATTTCTTTAAATAAGAAAAAAACGTAAATTTGGGAACTTTTTAACGAATATCTTTTATGGAAGCGACAGTTACTACTGCAAATAACGAAGAAAAAACTTGGGGAGGCGGC is a genomic window containing:
- the ruvA gene encoding Holliday junction branch migration protein RuvA; protein product: MITHLQGKLVEKTPTEVVIDCGGVGYHVNISLHTYSLIPNNDLIKLYTHLQIKEDAHTLFGFVEKSEREIFRMLLSVSGIGANIARTMLSSLDPKQIINAIASGDVGVIQSIKGIGNKTAQRVILDLKEKIVKLYDLDEVSMLQNNTNRDEALSALEVLGFVRKTSEKVIEKIIKEDPEATVESLIKKALKSL